Proteins from a genomic interval of Treponema brennaborense DSM 12168:
- a CDS encoding CvpA family protein, with protein MTFAFIDAVFAVIILACAINGTIKGFVAELFGKAAVILGLVVAVIFYGNLVPYVGKWISADFLAQVVSFVLIFIVTYLSVRIVQHFIGGFFQGDILSGLNRALGFFLGIAEGLIITAVVIILLYAQPWIDIDGLFRGSFFHELLKGFVTEPIRYVSERIT; from the coding sequence ATGACTTTTGCATTCATAGACGCGGTGTTCGCGGTGATTATTCTTGCATGTGCGATAAACGGAACGATCAAGGGATTCGTCGCGGAGTTGTTCGGCAAGGCGGCCGTCATTCTGGGACTCGTCGTTGCCGTCATATTTTACGGAAACCTTGTGCCGTACGTCGGAAAATGGATTTCGGCCGATTTTTTGGCGCAGGTGGTTTCGTTCGTTTTGATATTTATCGTTACCTATTTATCCGTCAGAATCGTACAGCACTTTATCGGCGGATTTTTTCAGGGTGATATTTTATCTGGGTTGAATCGGGCGCTCGGTTTCTTTTTGGGGATTGCCGAAGGCCTGATCATTACCGCCGTCGTGATCATTCTGTTGTACGCCCAGCCGTGGATAGACATAGACGGGTTGTTTCGCGGCAGTTTTTTTCACGAACTGCTGAAAGGCTTCGTTACGGAACCGATCAGGTACGTGAGTGAAAGGATTACGTGA
- a CDS encoding FapA family protein — translation MVTLDLVRSDLEKKLQKDKALHCVEVRADTLDEALADAAVQLNTKISTLEYEVLEKGFSGFLGLVKQPWLIRAYVSAEAVAKSRKNRSDEFAFMDETDDSIEPADRDGEFFIHYFGSHINLKIVPPYGSGKNVSLQDVLSKLERSDTLSVDQEAIKKYVQDGTGGVYEVVGEYKHVPAGDALLVVDVTRDEMQASITVTAPAVSGAEITAEAIQRALETQGVVAGVDQQKIDDFVDKPIYGVPYVVAEAIRPVDGRDAYIAYNFETDRSKLRIKESATGQVNFKELNLIQNVVEGQPLAQKMLPERGKAGKTIFGRYLEAKNGRDINLPLGKNVIVDTDGRTILAAMNGQVLLIGDKINVEPIMELENVSIKTGNITFLGTVIVKGNVDDGFNVKASGNIEIYGTVGKSSLEAGGDIIVSLGIMGRDEGTIRAGKSLWAKFIQNTTVSVEEYVIVADGIINSNVTARKRIMLQGKRAAIIGGHLFATEEISAKSIGSNGGGSETILEVGFDPEAKMRLLELTEKRNSLAKESEEVNLNIQTLENMKKVRRSLPPEKEESLGKFSSRRAEIAAETEKLDTEIQDIQNHLRELKVIGKVSVSGTVYAGVKIFVRDVKDDVRTDVKSVTFFYENGFVRRGKYEAPDEDIAKRVFDGYSTN, via the coding sequence TTGGTAACGCTGGATCTTGTTCGCAGTGATTTGGAGAAAAAACTTCAAAAGGACAAAGCGCTTCATTGCGTGGAAGTCCGAGCCGATACGCTCGACGAAGCGCTGGCAGACGCCGCCGTACAACTCAATACGAAAATTTCGACGCTTGAATACGAAGTGCTGGAAAAAGGATTTTCCGGTTTTCTCGGATTGGTTAAACAGCCGTGGCTTATCCGCGCGTATGTAAGTGCGGAAGCCGTTGCCAAATCCAGAAAAAACCGATCCGACGAATTTGCCTTTATGGACGAAACGGACGATTCGATCGAACCGGCCGACCGCGACGGCGAATTCTTCATTCATTATTTCGGTTCCCATATCAATTTGAAAATCGTGCCGCCGTACGGTTCCGGCAAGAACGTTTCACTGCAGGACGTGCTGAGTAAGCTTGAACGCTCCGACACATTGTCCGTGGATCAGGAAGCGATAAAAAAATACGTGCAGGACGGTACCGGCGGTGTGTATGAAGTCGTCGGCGAATATAAACACGTTCCCGCGGGCGACGCACTGCTGGTCGTCGACGTGACGCGCGACGAAATGCAGGCATCCATAACCGTAACGGCGCCTGCCGTGAGCGGTGCCGAAATTACGGCGGAAGCGATTCAGCGCGCGCTCGAAACGCAGGGCGTCGTCGCCGGTGTCGATCAGCAGAAAATCGACGATTTCGTAGACAAGCCGATATACGGCGTACCGTACGTTGTGGCTGAAGCGATTAGACCGGTGGACGGCCGCGACGCGTATATTGCGTATAATTTTGAAACCGACCGTTCCAAACTGCGCATCAAGGAATCGGCAACCGGACAGGTCAATTTTAAAGAGTTGAATCTGATACAGAACGTCGTGGAAGGGCAGCCTTTGGCGCAGAAAATGCTTCCCGAACGGGGCAAAGCGGGTAAGACGATTTTCGGCCGCTATCTTGAAGCCAAAAACGGCCGGGACATCAATCTGCCGCTCGGTAAAAACGTTATCGTCGATACGGACGGGCGGACTATTCTTGCAGCCATGAACGGACAAGTTTTGCTGATCGGCGATAAAATCAACGTCGAGCCGATTATGGAACTCGAAAACGTATCGATCAAGACCGGAAACATTACGTTCCTTGGAACGGTTATCGTAAAAGGCAACGTCGACGACGGATTCAACGTAAAAGCGTCGGGCAATATCGAAATATACGGAACCGTCGGCAAGAGTTCGCTCGAAGCCGGCGGCGATATTATCGTTTCACTCGGTATTATGGGACGCGACGAAGGAACGATCCGCGCCGGAAAATCGTTGTGGGCAAAATTCATTCAGAATACGACGGTTTCGGTAGAGGAATACGTTATTGTCGCCGACGGTATCATCAACTCGAACGTTACCGCCCGTAAGCGCATCATGCTACAGGGCAAACGCGCCGCAATTATCGGCGGACATTTGTTCGCCACTGAAGAAATCAGCGCGAAGTCGATCGGCAGCAACGGCGGCGGCAGTGAAACGATACTGGAAGTCGGATTCGATCCTGAAGCGAAAATGCGGCTGCTGGAATTGACCGAAAAGCGCAATTCGCTCGCCAAAGAATCGGAAGAAGTAAACCTGAATATTCAGACGCTCGAAAACATGAAAAAAGTGCGGCGGAGTCTCCCTCCTGAAAAAGAAGAAAGTCTCGGTAAGTTCAGCAGCCGTCGCGCCGAAATTGCCGCCGAAACGGAAAAACTCGATACCGAAATTCAGGATATACAAAACCATCTGCGGGAACTGAAAGTTATCGGAAAAGTGTCCGTCTCCGGTACGGTGTACGCCGGAGTAAAAATATTCGTCCGCGACGTAAAAGACGACGTCCGGACGGACGTGAAAAGCGTTACGTTCTTTTATGAAAACGGCTTCGTGCGCCGCGGTAAATACGAGGCGCCTGATGAAGACATAGCGAAGCGGGTTTTCGATGGCTATTCAACCAATTGA
- the murG gene encoding undecaprenyldiphospho-muramoylpentapeptide beta-N-acetylglucosaminyltransferase — protein MKRTLLRSEFCIVFTGGGTGGHIYPGLAVADELRRICRETDTECRIVWIGSSRGMDRKIVESSGSADRFYGVPSGKLRRYFSLQNVADVFKIGAGCIASFFLLLNVKPRAVFSKGGFVSVPPCFAAKLLHIPVYTHECDFSPGLATKLNSKAASRILLSYRETARFFAPSYAAKITVTGNPVRPVFYSASAENGRRFLGLPEVGGAVKPVLLVIGGSSGARQLNELVRQNLPFLCSTFTVVHQTGANQVAPESAESSASYGDSYKPYPFIYAEMPDVLAAADIVLSRAGANSIWECAVLAKPMVLVPLSGAGTRGDQIENARFFEQAGAAVVLYEDAADAAHMRAALEQFTDAAVRDRYSRAAAALAGTARPAQVIADLVYSEVRGK, from the coding sequence ATGAAACGAACTTTACTGCGGAGCGAATTCTGCATTGTGTTTACCGGCGGCGGAACCGGCGGACATATTTATCCCGGTCTGGCAGTGGCGGACGAACTGCGCCGGATCTGCCGAGAAACCGATACTGAGTGCCGTATCGTGTGGATCGGCTCTTCGCGCGGAATGGATCGGAAAATCGTTGAATCGAGCGGCAGTGCCGACCGTTTTTACGGAGTGCCGTCGGGAAAATTGCGCCGGTACTTTTCATTGCAAAACGTCGCCGACGTGTTCAAAATCGGCGCGGGGTGTATCGCTTCGTTTTTTTTGCTGCTGAACGTAAAGCCGCGCGCGGTGTTTTCTAAAGGCGGCTTCGTCAGCGTGCCGCCGTGTTTCGCCGCGAAACTGCTTCATATTCCCGTATACACGCACGAATGCGATTTTTCGCCCGGACTCGCGACGAAACTGAACAGTAAAGCGGCGTCCCGGATTCTGCTGTCGTATCGGGAAACCGCGCGTTTTTTCGCACCGTCTTACGCGGCTAAAATCACCGTTACCGGAAATCCCGTGCGTCCCGTTTTTTATTCCGCCTCCGCGGAAAACGGCCGGCGTTTTTTGGGACTTCCCGAAGTCGGCGGTGCGGTAAAGCCGGTGCTGCTGGTTATCGGCGGCAGTTCCGGCGCCCGGCAGCTCAACGAACTGGTACGGCAGAATCTTCCGTTTTTGTGCAGCACGTTTACGGTCGTTCATCAAACCGGTGCGAATCAGGTCGCACCGGAATCGGCGGAGAGTTCCGCGTCTTACGGTGATTCGTACAAACCGTATCCGTTCATTTATGCCGAAATGCCGGACGTGCTGGCCGCTGCGGATATCGTACTGTCACGCGCCGGCGCCAATTCCATTTGGGAATGCGCGGTTCTTGCCAAACCGATGGTTTTGGTGCCGCTGTCCGGAGCCGGTACGCGCGGAGATCAGATAGAAAACGCGCGCTTTTTCGAGCAGGCCGGCGCTGCGGTCGTCCTGTATGAAGACGCTGCCGACGCCGCTCATATGCGCGCCGCACTGGAGCAGTTTACCGATGCCGCCGTCCGCGACCGGTACAGCCGTGCGGCGGCCGCGCTTGCGGGAACCGCTCGTCCGGCGCAGGTAATCGCCGATTTGGTGTATTCGGAGGTACGCGGAAAATGA
- a CDS encoding DNA polymerase III domain-containing protein — MFDNLLFQTAGGLLAEDIQRDTLPHAVLFSGPASSGKLTCALELARVLSCTGTPKGNWQCGCASCLRHKALVDTSLLIAGPRDCTLEIAAAAKALLEACAARAPYAGAVRYLFVRSVRKLTLRFSQVLWEDDDKVSKIAPVTSSIDELLEELDPARPLPDAETLEKTCAAIRSQCVKLESSFMYDSIPVAQMRRASVWARYRTGTGKKVLIVENADRMQESVRNAMLKILEEPPEDTVFILTTSRRGAVMPTILSRVRTYAFVDRTPAQQTEVVKRVFHGAIADGDSATVGSYLQTFLPVAPETASSAGRDFFRTVCAGVLPDIESVVKTCGNFEPRLLLTVFLNGIAGALQKSVSADGLSPENRVRHAAFAAECTAALRECANHITVYNQSASAALELLSADVSLLCRKFGGGLIV, encoded by the coding sequence ATGTTCGACAACTTGCTTTTTCAGACGGCGGGCGGACTGCTTGCCGAAGATATTCAGCGGGACACGCTGCCGCACGCGGTGTTGTTTTCAGGGCCCGCGTCTTCCGGTAAGCTTACGTGCGCGCTTGAACTTGCGCGCGTGCTGTCGTGCACCGGTACGCCTAAAGGAAACTGGCAGTGCGGCTGCGCGTCGTGCCTGCGGCACAAAGCGCTCGTAGACACGTCCCTGCTGATTGCCGGACCGCGCGACTGTACGCTTGAAATCGCGGCGGCGGCAAAAGCGCTGCTTGAAGCCTGCGCAGCGCGCGCTCCGTACGCGGGCGCCGTCCGTTACCTGTTCGTCCGGAGCGTCCGCAAACTGACGCTCCGGTTCAGTCAGGTTTTATGGGAAGACGACGACAAAGTGTCCAAGATCGCACCCGTAACGAGCTCGATCGACGAATTGCTTGAAGAACTCGATCCCGCGCGCCCGCTTCCCGATGCCGAAACGCTTGAAAAAACGTGCGCCGCGATCCGCTCGCAGTGCGTTAAACTCGAAAGTTCGTTCATGTACGATTCCATTCCCGTAGCCCAGATGCGCCGCGCGAGCGTCTGGGCGCGCTACCGAACCGGTACGGGAAAAAAAGTGCTGATCGTCGAAAACGCCGATCGGATGCAGGAAAGCGTCCGTAACGCGATGCTGAAAATTCTGGAAGAACCGCCCGAAGATACGGTGTTCATTTTGACGACAAGCCGCCGCGGCGCCGTCATGCCGACGATCCTGTCGCGCGTGCGTACGTATGCGTTCGTGGACCGGACGCCGGCGCAGCAGACGGAAGTCGTTAAACGCGTGTTTCACGGCGCGATTGCGGACGGAGATTCGGCGACCGTCGGCTCGTATCTTCAGACATTTTTGCCGGTGGCTCCTGAAACGGCGTCGTCCGCGGGCCGCGATTTTTTCCGTACCGTGTGCGCCGGCGTGCTGCCCGATATCGAATCCGTTGTAAAAACCTGCGGAAACTTCGAGCCGCGTCTGCTTTTAACCGTTTTCCTGAACGGTATCGCCGGCGCGCTGCAGAAATCAGTCAGCGCGGACGGTTTGTCTCCCGAAAACCGCGTGCGGCATGCCGCGTTCGCCGCCGAGTGCACCGCCGCGCTCCGTGAATGCGCGAATCACATCACCGTATATAATCAGAGCGCGTCCGCGGCGCTGGAATTACTGAGCGCCGACGTCAGCCTGCTGTGCAGAAAATTCGGCGGAGGATTGATCGTATGA
- a CDS encoding ankyrin repeat domain-containing protein, with amino-acid sequence MNWLIVASSAQAAQLDCLNALLRTYNAHIDVFLPDTQDVPRTVWERLPDIDYCVFICDVSFWEIPPVAYMFGYLTGKEIPVFGVGAGTACVPGDIPFLSCVYRRFETLPLLTDMLTGTLPEYVRKENQKKSRKKLLEQGIPFNPDSFAFHVASGDEKECTLFLDAGIDVNSRDAAGTPMLCTAVRYNRKNLVQTFLKQGADVNAVSKDRGYSPVMDAVWKSNADIVRLLLSKGADIGGVSRDGQPVLVLAVGTGNEEICRMLVEHGADPDACDSMGMSANAYAKLFKKDALVALFAQAGTRKAAHGAGA; translated from the coding sequence ATGAATTGGTTGATAGTTGCATCGTCCGCGCAAGCCGCGCAGCTTGATTGTCTGAACGCGCTGCTGCGCACTTATAACGCGCATATTGATGTTTTTTTACCGGATACGCAGGACGTTCCCCGTACCGTATGGGAACGGCTGCCCGATATCGATTACTGCGTTTTCATCTGCGACGTTTCGTTTTGGGAAATTCCGCCCGTTGCGTATATGTTCGGCTATTTGACCGGGAAGGAAATACCGGTGTTCGGCGTCGGAGCGGGGACGGCCTGCGTGCCCGGTGACATTCCGTTTCTTTCCTGCGTGTATCGGCGTTTTGAAACGCTGCCGCTGCTGACCGACATGCTGACAGGTACACTGCCGGAATACGTCCGGAAGGAAAATCAGAAAAAATCCCGTAAAAAATTATTGGAGCAGGGGATTCCGTTCAATCCCGACAGTTTTGCGTTCCACGTTGCTTCAGGAGACGAAAAGGAATGCACGCTCTTTTTGGATGCCGGAATCGACGTGAACAGCCGCGACGCGGCGGGTACTCCGATGCTGTGCACTGCCGTTCGGTATAACCGCAAAAATCTGGTGCAGACTTTTCTCAAACAGGGGGCGGACGTCAACGCCGTTTCAAAAGACCGCGGATATTCTCCGGTGATGGACGCCGTATGGAAGTCGAACGCGGATATCGTGCGGCTTCTGCTGTCGAAAGGAGCCGATATCGGCGGTGTCAGCCGCGACGGGCAGCCGGTGCTGGTGCTTGCGGTCGGAACCGGGAACGAGGAAATTTGCCGTATGCTCGTTGAACACGGTGCGGATCCGGATGCGTGCGATTCTATGGGAATGTCCGCGAACGCATACGCCAAATTGTTCAAAAAAGACGCGCTCGTCGCGTTGTTCGCACAGGCCGGCACCCGAAAAGCAGCGCACGGTGCGGGAGCGTAA
- a CDS encoding two-component system sensor histidine kinase NtrB, with protein sequence MTGLVKRVSRKISKLSDEQVEQLFDALSDENEILDAILESLATGLLICDESFRLLQVNKAAERFVPFTGRPADARSQELPVWELISDAELSAFLKSCSTQQRTNICTEFTLETAGGSVRFIEVCLMPLVRKKKLAGNIITVDDVTEQRRQETLLRRMEGLASLTNLAASVAHEIKNPLGSISIHIQLIQKAVKKARESGGTLPDEKFLEKYLNVVTEEIDRLNGIVVDFLFAVRPVNAELLLLDPNVLITQFLEFCMPELTEKHIEVQTELMKDPPKILLDEKLFRQVVLNLIQNAEGAMSGGGMLLVSTQLKNDRFVINIADTGVGMDEKTSARIFEPYFTTKATGTGLGLTMVYKIIKEFSGDIQVQSFPGEGSLFSITLPIPQRERKLLSYHKN encoded by the coding sequence ATGACCGGATTGGTAAAGCGCGTTTCCCGGAAAATTTCAAAACTGAGCGACGAACAGGTCGAACAGCTTTTCGACGCGCTTTCGGACGAAAATGAGATTCTCGACGCGATTTTGGAATCCCTTGCCACCGGACTGCTTATCTGCGACGAATCGTTCCGGCTTTTGCAGGTGAATAAAGCTGCCGAGCGCTTCGTGCCGTTCACCGGCCGGCCGGCGGACGCGCGCAGTCAGGAACTTCCGGTTTGGGAACTGATAAGCGACGCGGAACTGTCGGCTTTTTTGAAATCGTGCAGCACGCAGCAGCGCACCAATATCTGCACGGAGTTCACGCTGGAAACCGCCGGCGGTTCGGTTCGCTTTATAGAAGTATGTCTGATGCCGTTGGTGCGCAAAAAGAAGTTGGCCGGCAATATCATCACCGTAGACGACGTTACCGAACAGCGTCGGCAGGAAACGCTGCTGCGCCGCATGGAAGGATTGGCAAGTCTTACGAATCTTGCGGCGAGCGTCGCACACGAAATCAAAAATCCGCTCGGCAGCATCAGTATCCATATTCAGTTGATTCAGAAAGCTGTCAAAAAAGCCCGCGAAAGCGGCGGAACGCTGCCCGATGAAAAATTTCTCGAAAAGTATCTGAACGTCGTTACGGAAGAAATCGATCGGCTCAACGGAATCGTCGTCGATTTCCTGTTCGCGGTCCGGCCGGTCAACGCGGAATTGCTGCTGCTCGATCCGAACGTGCTGATCACCCAGTTTCTTGAGTTCTGTATGCCCGAATTGACCGAAAAACATATCGAAGTGCAGACGGAACTGATGAAAGATCCGCCCAAGATCCTGCTCGACGAAAAACTGTTCCGGCAGGTCGTGCTGAACCTGATTCAAAATGCCGAAGGCGCCATGAGCGGCGGCGGTATGCTGCTGGTCAGCACGCAGCTTAAAAACGACCGGTTCGTTATCAACATAGCGGACACCGGCGTCGGTATGGATGAAAAAACGTCTGCCCGCATTTTCGAGCCGTATTTTACGACGAAAGCGACCGGAACGGGACTGGGACTCACGATGGTGTATAAAATCATCAAGGAATTTTCGGGCGACATACAAGTGCAGTCGTTTCCCGGCGAGGGTTCGCTGTTCAGCATTACGCTGCCGATACCGCAGCGGGAACGGAAATTGCTGTCGTACCACAAAAATTGA